The stretch of DNA GCCTGCTCAGTCATAATTTTAATAGCCTCGTTAATATTGGCATTGTACCCTATGTCTACCTCCACAAAATTACATACCCTTTCGTCGGTAATGCTTGAATTGAGAATCGTAGCTGAGCTGATAATAGAGTTAGGTATGACAATGCGTCGGTTTTCCAAACTATTGATAATCGTATGCCTTAATGTAATATCCTCGACTGTACCAGGGTTTTCTTTACCTACTTTGATAAAGTCGCCTACCCTAAAAGGCTTAAAAAGTACAATAAAGATACCTCCAATGATATTGGAAAAGGCTTGCTGAGACGCAAAACCTACAATGGCGGCTAGTATACCTGCACTTGCCACAAGTGTATTCCCTATGTTTCTGAGCTGAGGAATAGACCTGAATATGACAATGAGTGCAATTATATATACAGAAAACGTTACAGCATTTTTAAAAAAATTATAATTCGTAGGATCGCCCTTGAGCAAGTGCATCGCATTTTCAAAATACTTGTTCAAAAGCTTGTTTAAAATTTTAGCAATAATGGTAGCAACTAAGAAAGTTAGCACTACAAATAATATGTTTTGAGTAATTCCAAGTTTTAAATATTCCATATGACAAAAACATAGAAATTTTGCCTAAAAAAGCAAATTACTCACAAAAAAAGCAGATGAGGCGTGTATAAACACCTCACCTGCTTTTTTTATAAAAATATTGAACTTGAAATTATAGTAGTATAATATTTTAGGAATCAACTGCTTATCGCCGATCATTGTTGGTAGATAACTACCAATAGCATTATAAATCTATAGTTTCGCCAATATCAAGCAAAATAAGATCTTTGCCTGCCTTTTTGAAAGTTTCTTTAGCTGCTTTATGGTCTATTTTTATATAACCAAACGTGTCGTAATGGATACCCACAATTTTATTACATTCAATAAAGTCAGCTGCTATTACAGCGTCGTCTATACCCATAGTAAAGTTATCGCCAATAGGCAGTATTGCAAAATCCAGCTTGGCAAACTTAGGAATAAGCTGCATGTCCAGCGTAAGAGCTGTGTCTCCTGCATTATAAAAAGTCTGTTCATTGCCATATACCACAAACCCACCTGCATTGCCCCCATACGAACCGTCAGGTAGCATACTAGAGTGCACTGCGTTTACATATTTTACCTTACCAAAGTCAAATTGCCAACTACCCCCGTGGTTCATAGGATGTCCCTTCTCTATTCCTTGGTTCTGAAACCAAGTCACAATCTCATAATTTGATACAATAGTAGCATCTGATTGTTTGGCTATTTGGGCTGCATCGGCTACGTGATCGCCGTGTCCGTGGGTAAGTAAAATGTAATCTGCCTTTATATCTGCTACCTTAATATCTTTAGCTAGTTCATTGTCGGTGATAAAAGGGTCAAATAAAATGGTTTTTCCATTCATTTCTACCGAAAAGCATGCATGCCCGTAAAAAGTAAATTTCATGATGTGGTGATTTATTGAATGATTAAAAATTAGTTTCGCTTTTGTTCACAAGTTAAAAACATGTAAGCTATTCCTGACAATCATTGTTTAAAAAACTCACAAAAAAACCACTGGGTATAGTCCAATGGTTTTGCTTATTTGACATTCATTTGAAAAATTATATCTGAATGCCTAAAAGCGTCACATCATCTCTTTGAGGTGTACCTTGCTGATATTCTTTGATTTGAGCTTGCATAAACTCTCTGTGCTGGAGCATACTAAACTGGGTGCCTTTTTGTAGCAAACTTTCAAATTTGCGTAACCCTAAACTTTTACGTTGAGGGCTGGCTATATCTTTGAATCCATCGGTAGATAAAAACAGCTTATCTCCTGGCGAAAGTACAATGCTTTGGCTAGTAAATGGTTGATTTTGATTTTCGCCTCCAACCCTTCTTCTATCACCATCTAATTTATGCAACAACCCATCCTGTAGATAATACAAAGGGCGTTTAGCGCCAGTATAAGTTACCTTTGTTTTGTCAGAAGCACAAGCTTCAATCTTGCAGAGACAAATATCCATTCCATCTTTATTTTGTCCCTGAGATTGTTTCAACCTTGAGCGCACGCCTACATGCATCATTTTAAGTATTTGAGCTGGGTCGGTTAAGCCTTTTCTGTTCACTATTTCATTAAGCAACGTGTTGCCTATAATGCTCATAAATGCCCCTGGCACACCGTGCCCAGTACAATCTACTACTGCAGCAAAGATTATTTTTTTTGCCTTTGCCTGGTGAGCCTCCCGATGTATAACTTGAGTTAACCAATAAAAATCACCTGAAACAATGTCTTTTGGCTGGTAAATCAGAAAGTGATCTGAAAACACTTTCTCAAAACTTGAAGCATTCGGCAAAATAGCCGATTGTATATTACTGGCATAATTAATACTTTCGGTAAGGTGAGTGTGTAATTTGCGGAATTCTTCGGAATCGTCGAGTTGCTTATTTAAAGCATCATTTTTCTCTTGTATCTGTGCGTTTGCCAATAAACACAAGTTGGTGCCCATGTTAGAGGCTATGCGCTGTAAAAATTCAAGACGTTGGGCTTTTATGGGTTGATAAAACAGTATTTCTAATACCCCCTGAATATTGTTTTGGTGTGTAATAGGAAAAGTAAGAATACTCTGTATAGGTATAGGCTGAGTAGCGCTTACCCCTGTAAAATTATCTTTTAATGTAGGGTTTACAATATGGTTCATCTGCATTGTTTTAGCCACTAACCCTACAGTATTTTGTCCTATCTTTATTTGTGGAGCTACTTCATTAAAATTGATGGCATAACTGCCGATTAACTCCAGTGTTTCGGGACAAGTTTTCATGTACAAAGTTGCTTGAAACCCCTTTACAAAAGGAATCAAGTGTTTTAGGAGGTTATCCGCCCAGTTTTGACAGTTTTGTCCAGGTTGTACCTGCATAATATCGGTAAAGTTTGCCCAGTTTTTATAAAAAGACAGTTCGTCTTCCTGGGATAAGGTAGGTTTCTGGGGAGTTTCTTGGTTAGAAGACACTGGGTGTGTCTTGTATAAAGTAGTATTAGGAGGGCCCTTCTTTATTGAAAAATTTTTCTTGTTGCTTATATTTTTAGGAAACATGTGTGCTTAATTTATTGATATGCTTGGTTCGTAAATGGTGTTTGCATAGGATGGCTTATTACTTGTACTTCAAGTGATATATTATCATTACTGGTCGAGTCCGTATTAGCAGTTACCTTTTTTGGGCTTTTCTGAGAAATGTTTTTTTTGTTGTTTGATCAAGTCTAAAGCTATTTCTTGTTCCTTATTGAGCTTTTCAATAAGCGTTTTGACTTTTTTTGAGCTATAAGAAGGTAAGGGGGCTTTTTCTAATATGTTTGATCCACTTCTTGCTTCTTTACCTTTAGATTTCACTTTCATTCCATTTAAGTTTTAAAATTGAATAACTGTTTGCACAAAAATGGTTGACATGTGTTTTCAGATAAGTATATTTCTCTGGCTGAATATAAGTAGTAATACCTATATTACTTGACTTCTAGTGTAAAAGTTTCATAAATATTGAATTATTAGTTGGATTTTTCGATAAATGGAGGGTATTATGGGAGGAGAGTACCTAAGTATAAATACTTGATTTTTGAAAGAAATGAAATATGGTACTTGTAGTAAATTAAAAGTTATTCTATATAGCTTAATATGATAAAATTGTATGAGATCACCAAAAACAAAAGGATTTTATATCTTAAGTAAATATACTTAGATATACAATATTCCAGAAATAACCTCTACACTTTATAAAAATGCCTTTAATTTGTAATTTGGAAGCAGGCAATGATTGATTAATTACCTGGCTTGTAAATCAACAAACTATATCTAAAAACAATCATGAAACAAAACTATTACTTGGCATTATTTGCCTTTTGCTTATTGATAGGCTTACAGGCGTGTGGGGGAGAAGACAAGGGTAATAATATCCAGCAAGGTACAGATACTACTACTGCACAAAACGCTAAAGATTCTGCCCAAACCAAGGCAGTCACTGAGAAAACTGTTAGTGTAAACCCTAAGTTAACCGCCCATGCCTATTTGTTTGCAGGACTTACCCCTGACAATAAAGGAGAGATGGATCAGATTTTTGAGCAACAAGGAGCAAAACAACACCTGAAACTGTTTGGGCAACAGTGGCAAAAACTGGAAAACACCCGACTCAAGAACATGCGTAAATGGCGTGAAACCGAATTAACAAAATTGAATGGAGAAACACATAACTTGTTTTACCCATTTAGTGGACCCGACTTTATCAATGCTTATGAGTTTTTTCCCAATTGTGACAACTACCTGATGTTTGGTTTAGAAAAAGTAGGCAATCTTCCTGATTTCTCTAAAGAAAATGCAGGTTTTGTCAGTGGTTACCTAAGTAATGTGCGCAATGCCTTAGGCGAAATTTTTCAACGAAACTACTTTATTACCACATTCATGGGGAGCGAACTCAATACCAATGTACAAGGAGTAGCCCCTATATTGCTTACTTTTTTGGCGCGTACCAATAACCACATTGTAAAGGTGGAAAAAATTCAATTACAAAAAGATGGAACTCCCAAAGCGTTTCCTCTGGATGAAAAACTTGATCCTAAAAAAAGTGTGGTAGGTTTGATGATAGAGTTTTTAGGCAAAGACAAAACTAAACCACAACGTATCTATTACTTTGGCACCGATGTACGAGATGCGCAAATGCCCAAAAAGATGGAGTTGTCCAAGTTTATCAAGAGCTTTCCTCATAAAATATCATTCGTAAAATCTTGCCAATACACACTGCATGAGTCTCAGTTTAAAGTAATGCGTAACCTTATCTTAAACGATACCGAAGCCGTATTGCAGGATGATACCGGAGTACGTTATGAAGTACTCAAAGAGAACGGATGGAAAGTGAAACTATATGGTAAATATGCCTGGCCTATTGCTGACTTTGGTAAATATACCTACCAACCCAAACTTAAGCAGGCGTTTGCCAAAGATTCAAGCGTAAAACCGCTCAATTTTACTTATGGTTATCATTGGAACACTGACAATACCAGTGTAATTTTAGCATTTAAAAAATAACAGTTATTAATTGATTATTATTTAATGAAACTACTCAATAAATACATCACCTTGGCTTTGCTGATAAGCTTGTTAGGGTTGGGTGCTTGTGGTGGCAAAGGCGAAAACAAAGAAAATAGTAATGCCACTGATACCTCTAAGACCACTAAAAAAGATTCTGCGAAAACAGACACAAAACAACCTGAAGTAACTACCAATGTAAAGCCTGATGCCGCACTTACGGCTAAAGCTCACTTAATGGCAGGTATAGAGCTAGACGATAAGGGGGGAATGGACGAATTATTTGCCACTTCTGAAGCGCAGGAACACTTCAAGCTACTCAACAAAAGCTGGCAACAGTTAGAAGACAATCGTTTGAGTAAAATACGCCCCTGGAGAGACAAAGAAATAGGACATATCAATAAAGAAAAACATAACTTGTTTTATCCTTTCAGTGGTCCTGATTTTTTGAATGCCTTCTTGTATTTTCCCAACTGTGACAATTACATCATGTTTGGGTTGGAGCCTATTGGTGAGTTGCCTAAATTTGACATAAAAGATAAAAAATTCCTAAAAAACTACTTATATCGATCAAGAGAAGCATTGGCTGAGCTTTTAAAAAGAAATTATTTCATTACTAGTTTTATGAGCGGAGACTTAAACACTGCCACAATGAAAGGGGTGTTGCCACTCATGGCTATTTTCTTGTCACGTACTGGAAGCAAAATAGTGAAGATAGAACGCATTGTTTTTGATACTAATGGCAACCGCAAAATAGTACCTGTTACAGTGCCTACCGATAAAAACCGCACTTTACTTCATATAGAGTTTTTGGCCAAAGGCAAAGCTAACTCTCAGCATATTTACTATTTTGGGTCAGATATTCAAGAAAAGTATGTAAAACAGAAAAAACACTTTATTGATTTTATCAAAAGTTTCGATAATAAAGTTACACTGACCAAGTCAGCTTCTTACTTACCCCATTACGAGATTTTCACCACTATTCGCAATATCATTCTTGACGAAAGTTCGGCGGTATTGCAAGATGATACAGGAGTGCCTTATCGCTATTACAAAGAGCGTGGCTGGAACGTACAATTGTATGGCAAGTATGCCCGCCCCGTTGCCGATTTTAAGAGTGGTTATCAGCCTGCTTTACGCGATGCTTTTAAGACTGGTAATACAGTAAAAAAGCTTGATTTTACTTATGGCTACCACTGGAAAACCGACAATACCAGTTTGTTGTTTTGCCAAAAGCCTAAGAAATAGAAATAAACCTATAATAAAAACAAACCCCCAATGACTTAACGGTCATTGGGGGTTTGTTTTTATTACCTTATGGTACAATCAAAGCCCAAGTTTATTCAATAAATCCCGTACATCAATAATTATCTTATCGTTGGCATAACCCACTACATAAGGTTGATATTTTTCGCCTTCCCGGTTCATTATTTTAGCAAGGTACTTTTGAAAATACAATGCTTCCCAGTAACTGGTAAAATACCCCAGACAGTAGCGATAGTAAGTTTTATTATCTTTAGGGTTTTCATAAGGGGCAATCACAAAACTTTTATGCTTATTGGCAAATTCGCTGAAGTTTTTGGTAGTATACGAACCAATAATTACTTTAAAGGTAGTATCAGAGGAGCTTACTGTAGTGCGTTGTGGTGTAGCGTTTACCTCTTTTTGGGTTTTATTCAGTGCCTTGATCTCATCATGCAACGCTTGAACAGCAATTTTTTTGTCACGCAATTCCTTTTGTTTTTTATCTATCTCTGCTCGTTTGTTTGTGATTTCAACTGTCTTTTCCTTAATTTTTTTGTCCAGTTCGCCTTCTTGCAACAACATTTTGCGAAAACCCTCCAAATTGCGGTTAAGTCCTTTAATTTCTTTGCTGATTGCCCGTTTTTCGGCCTTAGAGAGTTCCTGAGCGTATGTGGTTACCCCAGTACTACACAAAACGATTGCTGCCAGTACCAAAGAACGGAATTTGTAAAGTGTCATAGTTTTTAAGTTTAAATTCGAGAAATAGAAGTACAGATTAGTCAACCCTTTGACCATTTGTATAAGTGACTACTTTAGCCTCTTTTACAAAAAGCCCACTCAGTATTTTGACAAACTTATCTGCTTCTGTTTTGTCTTGAAAATAGCCCAGGGTGTATTTTTTTAAACCATCGCTGTCCATATCTCCAGTAAAAACAGGTTTTTTTTCCCCTTTAACAAACTCTTTGTATAAATCTTCGTCAGTAATTTCTACTTGTACTTTATATACTGTTCCTTGAGCGTTCGTTTCTTTTTTTATAACAGTGGTAGTTTCTTTTTTTTCATTCTTCAGACGCTCTATTTCTGCCTTTAATTTTTGCTCTTCCTGAGTTTTTGCCGCAATCTCTTTCTCAATAGCCTCAGTATTTACTGGGGCTTGCAATTGTTTTTCTATATCTGCAAGGTTGCTCTTTTTTTCCTCAATATTTTGTTTAAACTTTTTATATGTTTCAGGATTTTTGTAAAAACTTTTAAGCTTTTTCCTTAATTCTCTCTTCGACATTTGGGCGGGGTCTTTTTGAGCTATCCCGTCGATAGATACCCCTGCCGAGAAAGCAAATAAGAGAAGTATTGATAATAGATGTTTCATTGGTATCAATTGTTTAAATAATGATCAATGCTTTCTATACCACAAATTGATGGTATAGAAAGACTTGTGATACAGTTACATAGTGGAACATATTGGGGTAGGTTTACAGATTTTATTTACCTCCTCCGTTATTGTCATCTTTCACCGGAGTAGTGCCTCCAAGCGCCTCCTGTACGCTAATTCTGTTACCATCTTTAAATGCCACTACCCAAGCGCCTTTAATGCCTAGTTGTGTCAAGTGCTCAGCAAACGATTTAGCGGCTTGGTATTGACTAAAAGTACCTAGTACATGTTTGTTGTAGCCATCCGCATTCTCTTTGGTGTAGTCTGTATTATTATTATGGTCAAAACTTCTGTTTTTATAAGCTCCTACCTGTACCCTAAACACAATTCCCTTAGTAGAAGCTACCCCACTGATAGTGGTAGGATTAGTAGAGGTTATCGACTTATTATTTTCGAGTTCTTTGATACGATCTTGAGCTCTTTTAAGGCGAGCACTTAAGCTATCAATTGTACTAAGCATTACCGATTCACGCTGTTCAAAGTCGTGTTGGGTGGCTTTTAGCTTCAATATCTCTGTTTTGGTAGTTGCAAGTGCTTCATCGCTTTCCTTCTTACCATCTTTGAGTGCTTTTAGCTTAGTCACATCTTTATACATTGCCTTAGCTTCTTTCTTCAAAGCCCTTTTTTCAGTTTTGGTTAATTCCTGTGCTTGACTACTGACAGCTGTCAATCCTATCAAAACACTCATTACTATGCCTTTTATGATAAACTTCATGATGTTAATGCATTAGTTGTTTAAAATGTGAAAAATAATGCCTCTACAAAACGAGAAAGCATTAGATCAGCAATAAATAGCGAGGGAACTAAGCCCTCGCTTATAATGAGACAACGTTAAAAAAGTAATCAAATTTGGTTTGAACAGTGACACCGTCGTTTTTATCAAGGCTAATAAAAGTTGAACACTGCCAGTATCAAACTATTTTTTTATACTGCCAATCATATTTTGAGGTACTACCCACTCATCAAACTGTTCGCTGGTGAGTAAACCAAGTGCTATAGCGGCTTCACGTAAAGTACTATTTT from Microscilla marina ATCC 23134 encodes:
- a CDS encoding mechanosensitive ion channel family protein, which produces MNKYFENAMHLLKGDPTNYNFFKNAVTFSVYIIALIVIFRSIPQLRNIGNTLVASAGILAAIVGFASQQAFSNIIGGIFIVLFKPFRVGDFIKVGKENPGTVEDITLRHTIINSLENRRIVIPNSIISSATILNSSITDERVCNFVEVDIGYNANINEAIKIMTEQALKHPNCIDNRTKEEIAEGAPQILVRVITLNNYSVTLRAYVWSVNSGDGFAMKCDLLKQIKEAFSKHNIEIPYPYQNVLFRQNEN
- a CDS encoding metal-dependent hydrolase, yielding MKFTFYGHACFSVEMNGKTILFDPFITDNELAKDIKVADIKADYILLTHGHGDHVADAAQIAKQSDATIVSNYEIVTWFQNQGIEKGHPMNHGGSWQFDFGKVKYVNAVHSSMLPDGSYGGNAGGFVVYGNEQTFYNAGDTALTLDMQLIPKFAKLDFAILPIGDNFTMGIDDAVIAADFIECNKIVGIHYDTFGYIKIDHKAAKETFKKAGKDLILLDIGETIDL
- a CDS encoding GAF domain-containing SpoIIE family protein phosphatase produces the protein MFPKNISNKKNFSIKKGPPNTTLYKTHPVSSNQETPQKPTLSQEDELSFYKNWANFTDIMQVQPGQNCQNWADNLLKHLIPFVKGFQATLYMKTCPETLELIGSYAINFNEVAPQIKIGQNTVGLVAKTMQMNHIVNPTLKDNFTGVSATQPIPIQSILTFPITHQNNIQGVLEILFYQPIKAQRLEFLQRIASNMGTNLCLLANAQIQEKNDALNKQLDDSEEFRKLHTHLTESINYASNIQSAILPNASSFEKVFSDHFLIYQPKDIVSGDFYWLTQVIHREAHQAKAKKIIFAAVVDCTGHGVPGAFMSIIGNTLLNEIVNRKGLTDPAQILKMMHVGVRSRLKQSQGQNKDGMDICLCKIEACASDKTKVTYTGAKRPLYYLQDGLLHKLDGDRRRVGGENQNQPFTSQSIVLSPGDKLFLSTDGFKDIASPQRKSLGLRKFESLLQKGTQFSMLQHREFMQAQIKEYQQGTPQRDDVTLLGIQI